In Rhinoderma darwinii isolate aRhiDar2 unplaced genomic scaffold, aRhiDar2.hap1 Scaffold_87, whole genome shotgun sequence, one genomic interval encodes:
- the LOC142731782 gene encoding uncharacterized protein LOC142731782 yields the protein MKIMNRKHQTFCVDTNQELRNALDTWDLVEEDVLGACVPYFIQEKVAEDLFTYTDVFQKAILSSLLPSQYNAAMCRFFIRVIQYRRDAAHYLKEYIINVLCEHLKVEYMKGQYYSYAMTKKVIVWLSILHLEAVVGELRYNIVYEDFNAAIVDTLTEVTSLCATVIMPHILDMLPVLGQVVKNAPDQLSKETLCYAIRRLCGSIQQYIVKGGSCKVQLMKAISNMKANISTWLPDVHAELQDSTKVALEFFTVPESSENQPTEPGNDELQTLPHAELLEKYREQFAAENKELEDTEKQRIGMNMLVTSLVSGRKITKDFLQFLLNALKNADPKAKMTAAMFFNEALKHPRLIKQKYQECAIQHLLKIIEEDDNILCSIAMEALGNATTGATRLVESYKNKIIAHMEFRLSKTSSIKIIMAALRALSSIIRRLKLSVLSRQFIKISREHMDYPDGEVQIAAINLLRDLTESCRLLLFGYFTDKVRSCIPTLLLKLHVDNQEIVAASTSSLQSCLSYIKGANIRGFFRTEISPNINDLKSIYSCLAHNHPKLMKTMLLQIPSYLVNSEDKEAVVRHVEFLKDAINHDVM from the coding sequence atgaagatcatgaatagaaaacatcagacattctgtgtggacacaaatcaagagctcagaaatgctttggacacctgggatttggtggaagaagacgtcttaggagcctgtgtcccttatttcatccaggagaaggtggctgaagatctcttcacttatacggatgtttttcagaaagccattctgagtagcctgttaccatctcaatacaacgctgccatgtgccgcttcttcatcagagtcattcagtacagaagagacgcggcacactacctgaaggaatatataatcaatgtgctatgtgagcacttgaaggtggagtacatgaagggacaatactattcctacgccatgactaagaaggttattgtctggctgagcatcctccatcttgaagcggtggtcggggaactgagatacaacatcgtttatgaggatttcaatgctgccattgtcgacactttgacagaagtgacatctctgtgtgctacagtcatcatgccacacatcttggacatgctgccagtgctgggccaagtggtcaaaaatgctcctgaccaactatctaaggagacgttgtgctatgctataagacgtttatgcggcagcatccaacaatatattgtgaagggtggcagctgcaaagtgcaacttatgaaggccataagcaacatgaaggccaacatttccacctggttgcctgatgtccatgctgagcttcaagactccaccaaagttgccctggaattctttactgtacccgaatcatcggaaaaccagccgaccgagccaggcaatgacgagttacagacccttcctcacgccgagctcctagaaaagtacagggagcaatttgctgcggagaataaggaactggaagatacagagaagcagcgtattgggatgaacatgcttgtgacatctctggtatctggcaggaaaataacaaaagatttccttcagtttctgctcaatgccctgaagaatgcggacccaaaggccaaaatgacagcagctatgttcttcaatgaggctttgaagcatccaagacttataaagcagaaataccaagagtgcgcaatccaacatctgctgaagatcatagaagaggacgataacatcttgtgcagcatcgccatggaggcactggggaatgccaccaccggagctacaagactggtggagagctacaagaataagatcattgcccacatggagtttagactatcaaaaaccagcagcatcaagatcatcatggcggcactgagggcgctgtcctccattatcagacgcctgaagctttctgtcctcagtagacaattcattaaaatatcccgggagcatatggactatccggatggagaagtccagattgcggccataaacctgttaagggatctgacagagagctgccgccttctgctatttggatattttacagacaaagtcaggagctgtataccaactttactcctgaaattacatgttgacaaccaggagatagtagcagccagtacttcatctctgcagagctgcctctcctacatcaaaggagccaacattcggggatttttccggacggaaatctctccaaacatcaatgacctgaaatccatctacagctgtctggctcataaccacccaaaattgatgaagaccatgctcctccagatcccaagctatctggtcaactcagaggacaaggaggctgtagtcagacatgttgaatttcttaaagatgccatcaaccatgatgtcatgtaa